TACTTTTCACTCCAAAATCCGTAGGACGGATCGCTTCGTGAGCTTCCTGTGCTGAAGCAGATTTTGTAGTATAATTTCTTGGAGAAGAATATTCTGCTCCGTATTCTGATGTAATTTGTTTTTTAGCTCCTTCAATTGCTTCCTGAGAAAGGTTTACGGAGTCTGTTCTCATATAGGTAATGTACCCTTCTTCATACAGTCTTTGTGCCAGACGCATGGTATTGGTAACATTATATCCAAGTCTTGAGGAAGCCTCCTGCTGTAGTGTGGAAGTTGTAAATGGAGCTGAAGCAGAACGTGTACCTGGCTTGGTTTCAACATTCAGAACCTTAAATTCTGTGGTTTTTGCCTGCTCAAGGAATTTTTCTGCATCTTCTTCTTTTTCGAAGTCTTTTTTCAGTTTAGCAGCTATTTCCTGCTCTGTTTTATTTAAAAAGATTCCGTCAAGTTTAAAACTTGCTTTTGGTGTAAACTCACGAATCTCTTTTTCTCTTTCAACAATTAATCGTACTGCTACAGATTGTACTCTTCCGGCAGATAACCCCGGTTTTACTTTCTTCCATAAAACAGGTGACATTTCAAAACCTACAATCCTGTCCAGCACTCTTCTAGCCTGCTGGGCATTTACTAAGTTCTGATCTATATCTCTCGGATTGTCGATTGCTTTTAGAATGGCGTTTTTGGTAATCTCGTGGAAAACAATTCTTTTTCTGTTTTCAGGCTTCAATTTCAACTCATCCGCCAGATGCCATGCAATAGCCTCACCTTCGCGGTCCTCATCGGAAGCGAGCCATACCATATCTGCTTTCTTTACTGCGGCCTTTAATTCGGTTACCAATTTCTTCTTGTCTGCGGAAACTTCGTAATCGGGACTGAATGTAGTAAGGTCTATCCCCATTCCTTTTTTAGGAAGGTCCCGGATATGTCCGAAACTGGATTTCACTTCAAAATCCTTTCCTAAATATTTCTGAATAGTTTTTGCTTTTGCCGGGGACTCTACGATTACTAAATTTTTCGACATTCTAACTAAAAATTTTTGCAAAAGTAAAGCTTTTTTATTATATACTTTTTGTAAAACGGGTTTAATTTAACAATCCTGATGGTTTACACCCCTTTTCAGCACCCATTTTTTTAAGATTCAAATCCTTTGTAGTGTAGGTTTTAGAGCGTTATATAGTTATCAACATTTCATGATATAGAATTTTTCATCAACCATCATAGACGTAAAAGATATGCTTACATGTAAAAAAGCAGAACAAGACACCTCATTCTGCTTTTCTAAATCCTTATTTTCAGAATTTATCGTTTAATAATTTTGACAACCGCTTCCGAATTATTTATTCTTATCAAATACACTCCTGCATTCAAAGATGACAGGTCCGTCTGGTTATTTATAAACTGACCTGACTTCACAATCTGTCCCAAAGCATTAAAAATCTGGAAATGATATTCTTTATTTTCTGAAGCTTTTATATACAAAATATTGGAAACCGGACTTGGATATAAAGTAATCTTATTGTCCGTCGTTTTAAATTCTGCATTAGCAGTACTCAATGTCGGGCTATTAGGGATTACTGTTATTCTGGAAGCTGGCCCTTCTTCATTACCATTTGCATCATATTCTATTTTCACACATCGGCATCCCGCACCAAAATACGGATCATTATTATCATGAAAGACCATAATCCTGTTGGTAGTAGAAGCAGCATCAAAAAGTACATTAATCGGTCTTCCCAAATAATTTGAATTTAAAGCCGCTGTCCACACAGCCGGATATTGAAAATTGAGAACATTGAAGGTTCCCTGCGCTGTCTGATTGGCAATCACGCTTCTGAAGCCTCTTGATCCGGAATCAGGGTAGTTTCCTAAAGAATATACAGGATTATTAAAGATATATCCTACGGTAGCATTGGTTGAATTTCTCACTCTGGTTCCTAAGTAATCAGTGGCAATATTATACGATGTGGCTACATTTTTATCTTTTTTATACCAGGGAGTCTGCCCGAAATCACTGCCTGAAACTAAAGCGACATTCATCAGATCGGGAATTCGCCAGCCTTCCGGACAAGGATCGAAAGGAGATTTCTTTCCCCCTCTTCCCCATCTGTCAGGAGCCATGTTAGGTTCTGCTGCCAGCCAGTCAGTTCCGTTGGTATAGTTGGGTGTTGCGCTGTTATAAGGAGCAAACGTACTTGGAATCATATATACCAAAGGGTTTTTAACGGAATAAGACAGTATCTTGGAAATCTTATCTACCGGCTTGTCTGTACCCAGTACATTGGATGCAGCAGCGTAGGTATTGTAAGGAACTATATAACTACCGGAAAGGTTATTATAATCAGCAGAAGTAAGCACAGCATAGGAAACAGTTCCATTTGCTGCAGCAGTTCCTAAAGAAATATTGTAGAAACTTCTGTTATCTGTATTTTGGAACGCTGGAATGGGATCTTTTCTTCCCCATTGATAGTGCAATCCTGTGGAAGCGCGTATCTTCATCAGTTCTTCCGCAGTGGGTGCAAGAGGATTTGCAACATTAGGAAAGGCATCTGTTGCCCCAAGATTACGATCCATGAAAGATGTCTGGAATATGACATCCGCTTTGTTTACATAATTTACATAATTTGTCACTGCCGCCGGGGATTCTGTAGTATAAGTGTAAGACTGTATAGGAGAATCCGTAACCCAGATATGCCAACTCCAATATACCGGAGCTGATATACTGCCGTTATGCAGGGTTACTACAGCATTTCCACTCTGGTCAGGAGCTATTTCTACAGCTATTTTTGAATTGGCAATACCCTGCAGTGAAGAAGGTGACGGGTTTATTATTGAAATTTTACTGATAAGACCAGTATTCGTAGTCCAGAGAACATTTCCTTTTAAATCATTAAAATTGGAAGGGTTTAATATCTCTGAATTATTCAACAATTGACTTTGTACTGAAAATGCCTTGCTCACCGGAATTTCAATGACAGCAGCTGTTCCGCTTTTAACAATCTGATAGGTATTCGGATTATCAATCCCTTCTTTATATTCTGTGGCTGCAGGCAGATACTCTGTAGGAAAATCATAATCATTAACGAGATATAAAGGGTCTTTTATACATCTGCATCCGTTCGCATCTGAGGTATACATTACTGACATGGGAAAGTAATAAAAACGTCCTTTGATATTGGGGTAATTAGCGTCCGGAATATCAGGCTGTGTCTTATCCGGAATCATTGAAAGCCCTCTAACGGTAACTGCCGGAGAAGCATCGAACTGCCGGGCCATGGTAGCCGTCCACAATGCAATATGATGCTGATCACTATACTGCCCCAAATGAGCTCCCCTGATAAGCTGCCCATTTCCGGGAAAGACCCCCATATTGTATCCTCCAACTGCAGAAAGATCAAAACCAAGATTAGGATACACTTTAAATCCTGTCATAAATGCGGGAGTTCCTGCATTAGTAGGTTTTATAATATGGTAATTATTGGTTTCAAAAACATTTTTCGCCATATTGGTTTTTACGCCGAAAGGTGAAAAGTCTACTCTGATATCATCAACATAGGAGCCAGAGGCCAGATTTGCTACCAGCATAGAGGGTATACGCCATCCGTTGGGACAAGGATCATAAGAAGATTTGTCCCTATAAGGTTTTGCTTTATCATCGGTATTGTAAACGGCTTCTATTTTTCCCTGTGCATTATCAGACCAAAGATTAAGTTCTGAAAGCCTGTTAGTAGGCAAAGTTGTAGATTTTCCAAACCAATTGACAGGTAGATTGATATTATTATTGTAATAAGCCTGACCGGAATTGTCCTCTTTATTGACATAGATAAGACTCAAGGGATTTTTTACAGAAAGTCTTAAGTTATTGGTAACCTCTGCACCGGAAAGCAAAACGAATTTCCTAAGATCATCAATACTTACAGCATTGGTCATATTTTTCGCTCCTCTATGTCTGACTCTTCCTATGGATCCTGAGGCTTCATAGAAATCATTCCCTCTGGTAACCAATGGCGGAATTGGATCTTTTCGTCCCCACTGATAAAGAAGTCCTATACTTTTGTTCCAGTCTGACGCAGTGATAGAGCTTGTAAGTGCACCCAGATTTCTGTCCATCCATTTCCAATCTGTATCCGGAATCACTTCAGTTGTACCATCTGACTTCATCCTTTTAATAGTATTGAAACTTCGATAAGTTGCTCCATTTGTGGGATCATCAGTAACCCAGATATGCCAGCTCCAATAGATTTCTCCATTTACTTTGAAGGCAACCACTGCATTTCCTTTTTTTGCTTTGCTGATGGGAACTTTGATTTTAGCATCCTGCCCTGTTCCTGTTATTTCGAGAGCATAATTTACTCCTGATTTTATCAGACCGTGAACATCCTCCCACAGTACATCTGCAGTCACTGTTCCTGCCGGAATACCATTCCCATTGAGATAGCCTCCCCCTTCCCACATAGCATATGCTTTCTTTACCGGAACCAGTAAGCCTTCACTATTCTGGCTGGGATCAAAGATGTAGCTGTTGGGTGCTTTTTTCCAATCCGGAAGAAATATTTTTTTCAATTCATGTGCCGGCCTGACCAATGAATCCACGTTTTTAGCAACCGATATTGCTTTTATATACTCAACTGAAGAAAGACCTCCTCTGATATTACCCTTCAAACAGATACTGAGTGATATCAGACAGAAGACTGCCGCTAATTTTCCAGCTAACCTTTTCATACCTTATAATTTAGTGTCATTATCCAAATACAATTTTTAAGCCTATTTCAATAAAAAGAGATTTATTTTATAAATATCAATAACATATTTGAATTATGATATTAATAATTCAAAACAAAACTAATAAACAGTACAAACATGAACAACCTTTTCACAAAAAAAAGACAGCTAAAAAGCTGCCTTTATATTTTTATGTCCAAAATACTATGGAAGAATATGGTTTTTGTAACGCTCTATTGAAAATCGTCCCGCCTTGATATTATTAAAGAGTGAGAAGACGACAAAATTAAAGACAACGAGTGAAATAATAAACGCATAAATCATGTTCTTGGTCCTCGCAGAAACAACATACATGGCATTCGGAATAATGATATACGAGAACCCGATGAATGCTCCTGCAAGCCTCGATGAGAAAATAGGGTTATTTCTAAAGATAAAATACATGCTAATCCCAATGACAGCATAGTTTCTATGGTATTCATAATAAGGGTAAAGCTCTTTCATCTTGGTATCAAAAACAAAAAGAAAGAAGGTCAGGATCGCCATCATTACTTCCGGAATCCCTATACCACCATTTAATCGCTGTACTGTTTCATCCATATATCCGTTGAACCCTTCTACAAGTGTACTATTCGAGGCCATCCCATCCAAGAAGCCACCAAAGCTTCTGTATACTTCAAACGGAGACAGGAAGACAGAACCAATGATCATAATAAGCATCACCGTTTTGTTCAAAGGAACACGGGCCAGCCAGTACATTGGCAGGAATAAATAGCAGACACTATGGATACCCGATCCTATAAATATGAAAAATAAGTAGTGCCAGAATTTCCGTTCTTTGATATATCGTATCGCAAAGTAAACGATAAAGGTTCCCAGATTTTGCCTGATCTGCCCACTTTCCCCGATAAAAAAGTTGGGGATAAACATAAAAAGGGTAAAGGTAAATGGATAAAATGTATTGTCTTCTGTATATTCAACTTTAAAGATCATCGCAAAAATAGCAATGACCAGAGTCAACATATAAAAAGGAGCGTTAAAAAAATTGAGGAGTATTTTATTAATCAATGTATACAGCCACTCTACATCCAGATTTTCAGTTCCTTCCATATGGAGCATCTTCATAAAGATACTGTAATAGCTTTTGGTATCAGAGTAGATATAAATGCCTTTATAACTTCCGTAGTCAGGACCTACCTCGTTTCTAAGCCCGACAATAATAATGAAATAAACAGCAAGGAACCAGAACCATTTTTTATCAACCTTTTTTCCATACACTTCCTGAATACTGAAGAACAGCATATAGACGATGGCAATAATATAATATGGATGTAGTAAACTCATGCTAAATCTCTGATGTTTTTTTAAACTGATGATATGCCGTGATAATTCCGGTCAGAATTAAAGGCAGAAAAAGCCTCACCTCCCAAAAAAGACCTACTAATGTGATCATGATAAGGTAGGGGATTGAAAAGAAAAAATATTTTCCAAAAACATTTCTGTTTTCTTCGTCAGTACAAAGTCTGTATATAAAGTAAATCACAATGATGGCAAAGGTCAATCCCGCAAGATTGAAAGGACTGGAAAAGTTCCTGTTGATATAAAAACCTTCTACAAACGTAGTTTCATCCTGAACAAGCACAGCTCTTAACCCCAGATAAGGAACAAGAAAAGCAATAACCAGAGGTATTATTCTCAAGATTACCTTATAATTTCCTTTTTTCAATTCAGCAATATTGAAAAATACTGCGGCAAAAAAAGCGATATTCAGGCAGGCTGTTTCTCTTACCAATGTGGAGATTGTGATAAGCCCAATGAGAATAAAAAAGAAAATATTTTTCCTGGTATCTAAATATTTCAGTGTTAAAAATACACCTGTCAGGTAGCAGAAAAGAGCAATAGTATCACAATTTGTTGGTGCATACTGGGTTATTACGATAAAAAAAATGGATAAAAGGTGGATAATTCTTCTTGCATTAAGATTTAGCAGAAGCCCTGTGGCCTTCAGTTTAAATACAGCATCTAAGATCAGGGAGCACCCAATAAAAAACACGCTATTCATCAGGAAAAGCCCATGGTAGAACGGTGTTCCGTTTTTGGACAAAAAATCTTTAAAGAAAGAAAAAGGACCATTGATCAGATAATACATTAAATCTGTCATCTGCACACTCAGATAATTGGGAATCACTCTGTAAGCGTATACGGAGGAAAATAAGAAGTCAGGTGTTGTCTCTGATGTTTTCAGTCTTGTATAGGAAGATTCAAATCCATAATAAGACATGGCAAACAACAGAAGCGGAAGTACTATTACAAATAGAAATCCGTTTATTTTTTCATCATTTCTTTTCAACATATCTAAAACAGATTCTTATTTTTTAATAATAATTGTGATTTAAAATACATTTTTTTAAAGGGGAACTTTTGCAAAAGTAGAATATTTTTTCGTTCTTCCTAGAATATTTTATTGATTTTCAGTCAAAACTTATCTCTAACTATTTTGAACTAATGCTTAAAAAATTAAATTTGCAGACTTGATTCACATGCAATGCATCGTTTTTTTATATTTTTATATTATCTGATCTCCAGAAATAAAATCCTATCTGTACTTACAGCCTTAGGAATTGCTGTTTTATGCCTGTTTTTTGCATCAAAGATCAATTTTGAGGAAGATATCAATCAGATCATTCCTAAAAATGAAAAATCTGATCTTACGGCAAAGGTTCTTAAGCAGCTTAATTTTTCGGATAAGATCATCGTTATTATAGAGAATAAATCCGGTGAAGACAGCTTCCAGCTTTCGGAAACGGCAGATACTTTTTTGCAGAAGATAGAGCCTCTACACAAGTATATAGGTTCCGTTCAGGGCAAAGTGAATGATAATGAGATTTCAGAAACATTTGATTTCGTCAGCCAAAACTTACCTTTATTCCTTAATGAAAATGATTATAAGGAAATTGACCGCAAACTTCTGAAAGACAGTATTGCCAAACAGGTAGAGAATAATTATATCTCGCTGGTTTCTCCAACTAGTCTTGTTACCAAGGAGTTTATCAAAAAAGATCCCTTGGGGCTTACTTTTTTAGGAATTAAAAAATTAAATGCATTAAACATCAGCAAAGACTTCAAGCTTGAAGACAGCTATATTGTAACCAAAGACGGGAAAAACCTATTACTTTTTATTGATCCGAAAAACAAGAGTAATGACACGAAAGCCAATGAAGTTTTTGTAGATCAGCTCAACTCAATAAAAGAAGGCATTAATAAACAGTTCAAGGGAAAAACAGAGATCAGCTATTTCGGTTCTCCGGTGATTGCCGTGGCCAATGCCCAACAGATCAAAAAAGATATTCAGAATACGGTAGTCATTTCTATGACGGTGCTTTTGGTTCTTCTGATCTATTATTTCAGAAATTTCTTTACGCCCATCATCGTCTTTTTACCAACAGTATTTTCCGTACTGCTTGCCCTACTTGTTCTTTATTTTATTAAAGATAAAATTTCAGCGATTTCATTAAGTGTAGGAGCCATTCTGATCGGGATTACGATAGATTACGCCCTGCACATTCTTACCCATTATAAGCATAACAATAATATTGAAGAGCTTTACAAAGAGATCACCCAGCCTATTATATTAAGTAGTGCAACGACGGCTGTTTCATTCCTGTGTTTGGTTTTTGTACGTTCTGAAGCGTTGAAAGACCTCGGGCTTTTTGCTGCTATCACCGTCATTCTCTCTTCAGTTTCAGCATTAATTATCGTTCCTCAACTCTATAAACCCAAAGAAAAAGGAGAACACCTCAACACGAATTTCATTGACAAGATAGGATCTTATCCTTATGAGAAAAACAAACCTTTGATTATAGGATGCTCTATCATCATTCTTGCCTGCCTTTTTGGATTCAGACATGTAGGTTTCAATGAAGACATTGGTGATCTTAATTATATTCCAAAAGATCTGAAAATCAGTGAAGCCAAACTACAAAAGCTTTCTGACATTACTTCAAAATCTATTTACACCATCTCTTATGGAAATTCTGAAGAGGAGGCATTAACCAGAAATTCTGAACTGAGCAACTTCCTTGAAAAAGAGAAAAAAGAAGGCAAAATATTAAGCTACAATTCTATCGGAAGCATTGTTCTTTCGGAAAAAGATCAGCAAAAAAAGATTGAGAAATGGAACACCTTCTGGAATGATTCTAAGAAAAATCAGACTATTTCCGAATTGGTTAGTAATGGAAACAAATTTGGGTTCAACGGTTCAGCTTTTGACAACTTCAATGAGGTTTTGCATAAAAACTATGCTGCATTGAGCCTGAAAGACTATGAAAAAGTAAAGGCTCTTCAGATCTCAGAATTCATGAGCAGCGAAAATGGTTTTTACACGGTTTCCAATGTGGTAAAAGTAGACGAAAATAAGAGAGATGCCTTCATCAAAGATATTGAAAAGAAACATGATGCTCTTGCCATTGACCGCCAGCAGATGAACGAAAATTTCCTCGGCTTGCTGAAGAGAGATTTCAATACGTTAATCAATTATTCTCTTTTAGCAATTGTTCTGACAATTATTGTGTTTTTCAGAAATCTTGAATTAACAATTCTTACCATGTTCCCGATTGTTTTAACGGGAATTGTAACAGCGGGAATTCTTTATTTCTTAGGATTAGAACTCAATATTTTCAGTACCGTAGTATGTACATTGGTTTTTGGGGTTGGGGATGATTTCAGTATCTTCCTGACGCAGGCTATGCAAAAAGAACATACAACAGGTAAAAATGAATTACCCACCTACAGAACATCCATTATTCTTGCGGTTTTCACTACCATTCTTTCCATTGGGTCTCTGATCTTTGCCAAGCATCCGGCGCTGCATTCTTTAGCATTAGTAGCCCTGATCGGAATGTTTTCTGTGATTATTATTACCTCTACCTTATATCCTTTCTGGTTCAGATTATTCATTACCAACCGGGCGAAGAAAGGCCTTTCTCCCATTACTTTCAGACTGTTTTTACGGGCTGTATTTTCGTTTTTATATTACGGATTGGGAGGATTGGTATTTTCAGCTTTCGGAAGTTTATTTATTAAAAATGCCAAAGGAAAAACATTAGACATTATCAAACTGATTCTGGCTAAGTTCTTAACATCAGTACTTTATTTAACACCTTTTGTTAAGAAAAGAGTCATTAAAAATACAGCTGAAGATTTCAGCAAACCGGCTGTTATTATTGCCAATCATACCTCTTTCTTAGATACCCTGGCCATTGCCATGACTACCCACAAAATCATCTATCTGGTGAATGACTGGGTATATGAGTCTCCTGTTTTCGGAAAACTGGTAAAAGCTCTGGGCTTCTATCCGGTTTCACAGGGAATTGAAAATGGAATGGATAAGCTGAAAGAAAAGATTGCACAGGGATACTCCCTAGTTGTTTTCCCTGAAGCAGAACGTTCTTATACCAATGATGTCAAAAGATTCCATAAAGGAGCGTTTTATCTTGCAGAGCAATTCGGGCTGGACGTCCTTCCGCTTTACATTCATGGTAATTCTGAAGTATTACCGAAGGGAGATTTTATTATTTATGATGGAAGCATTACCGTAAAAGTAGGCAGCAGAATTAGCAAAGACGATATAAGTTTCGGGAAAAACTATTCTGAAAGAACAAAGAAGATCAATGCTTATTTCAGAGAAGAGTTTGCAAAACTGAGAGAAGAGATCGAGAATGAAAATTATTTCAAAAAGAAACTGTTCCTGAGCTATCTTTATAAAGACAGTGAAGTGGTAAAAGAAGTAAAAGAAGACTTCAACACCAAAAAATCAGTATATTTCGAACTGAATAAGCATATTTCCAATGAAGCCAACATCCTTCATATGGCCGATGATTTTGGACAGAAAGATGCTTTATTGACTTTATACCAGGCCAGCCGAAGAATTTTTTCTCTAATAAAAAGTGATGAAAAAAGAGCAATAGCTTCACACAGCTATCTGGTAAAAAGAAGAAAGATACAGTATATAAAAGACTTTTCAGAAGTGACTAAAAAGATTGATGTTCTTTTGATCTCACATGATAATTTTAGCTTCAATGATATTCAGGTTCTTCCTGAGACAATCATTTTTGTCAATACAAAGAACGCTTCGTTTGAAAATGAGAACTATACGCTGAAATTTAGTTCTGAGTCATTAAAAGTATTTAAAACTAAATAATAAATATGAAAAACATATTTTTGTAAACGCTAAAGAAAACTAATGAAGAAAAATATACTTGTCATATATTATTCACAAACCGGACAACTCGAAGATATCGTGAGAAACATAGCCCAACCTTTTGAAGCTAAAAAGGAAGCTTATGATATTACGTATTACAACATTCAGCTAAAGGAAGATTTTCCTTTTCCCTGGCCAGGTGATGTTTTTTTCAATACCTTTCCAGAGTCTTATTTACAGATTCCAAAAGAAATTCTGCCTCCTTCGGAAGAAATTCTGAACAAAAAGTATGACCTCATCCTTTTCGGATATCAGGTATGGTATCTCACACCATCCATCCCTATCATTTCATTTTTAAAGAGTGGTTATGCAGAACGCATCCTTAAAGATACATCTGTAGTCACTATCTCCGGAACCAGAAATATGTGGATGCTGTCTCAGGAGAAATTAAAGGTATACTTA
The window above is part of the Chryseobacterium sp. MA9 genome. Proteins encoded here:
- a CDS encoding T9SS type A sorting domain-containing protein, whose product is MKRLAGKLAAVFCLISLSICLKGNIRGGLSSVEYIKAISVAKNVDSLVRPAHELKKIFLPDWKKAPNSYIFDPSQNSEGLLVPVKKAYAMWEGGGYLNGNGIPAGTVTADVLWEDVHGLIKSGVNYALEITGTGQDAKIKVPISKAKKGNAVVAFKVNGEIYWSWHIWVTDDPTNGATYRSFNTIKRMKSDGTTEVIPDTDWKWMDRNLGALTSSITASDWNKSIGLLYQWGRKDPIPPLVTRGNDFYEASGSIGRVRHRGAKNMTNAVSIDDLRKFVLLSGAEVTNNLRLSVKNPLSLIYVNKEDNSGQAYYNNNINLPVNWFGKSTTLPTNRLSELNLWSDNAQGKIEAVYNTDDKAKPYRDKSSYDPCPNGWRIPSMLVANLASGSYVDDIRVDFSPFGVKTNMAKNVFETNNYHIIKPTNAGTPAFMTGFKVYPNLGFDLSAVGGYNMGVFPGNGQLIRGAHLGQYSDQHHIALWTATMARQFDASPAVTVRGLSMIPDKTQPDIPDANYPNIKGRFYYFPMSVMYTSDANGCRCIKDPLYLVNDYDFPTEYLPAATEYKEGIDNPNTYQIVKSGTAAVIEIPVSKAFSVQSQLLNNSEILNPSNFNDLKGNVLWTTNTGLISKISIINPSPSSLQGIANSKIAVEIAPDQSGNAVVTLHNGSISAPVYWSWHIWVTDSPIQSYTYTTESPAAVTNYVNYVNKADVIFQTSFMDRNLGATDAFPNVANPLAPTAEELMKIRASTGLHYQWGRKDPIPAFQNTDNRSFYNISLGTAAANGTVSYAVLTSADYNNLSGSYIVPYNTYAAASNVLGTDKPVDKISKILSYSVKNPLVYMIPSTFAPYNSATPNYTNGTDWLAAEPNMAPDRWGRGGKKSPFDPCPEGWRIPDLMNVALVSGSDFGQTPWYKKDKNVATSYNIATDYLGTRVRNSTNATVGYIFNNPVYSLGNYPDSGSRGFRSVIANQTAQGTFNVLNFQYPAVWTAALNSNYLGRPINVLFDAASTTNRIMVFHDNNDPYFGAGCRCVKIEYDANGNEEGPASRITVIPNSPTLSTANAEFKTTDNKITLYPSPVSNILYIKASENKEYHFQIFNALGQIVKSGQFINNQTDLSSLNAGVYLIRINNSEAVVKIIKR
- a CDS encoding EpsG family protein, encoding MSLLHPYYIIAIVYMLFFSIQEVYGKKVDKKWFWFLAVYFIIIVGLRNEVGPDYGSYKGIYIYSDTKSYYSIFMKMLHMEGTENLDVEWLYTLINKILLNFFNAPFYMLTLVIAIFAMIFKVEYTEDNTFYPFTFTLFMFIPNFFIGESGQIRQNLGTFIVYFAIRYIKERKFWHYLFFIFIGSGIHSVCYLFLPMYWLARVPLNKTVMLIMIIGSVFLSPFEVYRSFGGFLDGMASNSTLVEGFNGYMDETVQRLNGGIGIPEVMMAILTFFLFVFDTKMKELYPYYEYHRNYAVIGISMYFIFRNNPIFSSRLAGAFIGFSYIIIPNAMYVVSARTKNMIYAFIISLVVFNFVVFSLFNNIKAGRFSIERYKNHILP
- a CDS encoding MMPL family transporter: MHRFFIFLYYLISRNKILSVLTALGIAVLCLFFASKINFEEDINQIIPKNEKSDLTAKVLKQLNFSDKIIVIIENKSGEDSFQLSETADTFLQKIEPLHKYIGSVQGKVNDNEISETFDFVSQNLPLFLNENDYKEIDRKLLKDSIAKQVENNYISLVSPTSLVTKEFIKKDPLGLTFLGIKKLNALNISKDFKLEDSYIVTKDGKNLLLFIDPKNKSNDTKANEVFVDQLNSIKEGINKQFKGKTEISYFGSPVIAVANAQQIKKDIQNTVVISMTVLLVLLIYYFRNFFTPIIVFLPTVFSVLLALLVLYFIKDKISAISLSVGAILIGITIDYALHILTHYKHNNNIEELYKEITQPIILSSATTAVSFLCLVFVRSEALKDLGLFAAITVILSSVSALIIVPQLYKPKEKGEHLNTNFIDKIGSYPYEKNKPLIIGCSIIILACLFGFRHVGFNEDIGDLNYIPKDLKISEAKLQKLSDITSKSIYTISYGNSEEEALTRNSELSNFLEKEKKEGKILSYNSIGSIVLSEKDQQKKIEKWNTFWNDSKKNQTISELVSNGNKFGFNGSAFDNFNEVLHKNYAALSLKDYEKVKALQISEFMSSENGFYTVSNVVKVDENKRDAFIKDIEKKHDALAIDRQQMNENFLGLLKRDFNTLINYSLLAIVLTIIVFFRNLELTILTMFPIVLTGIVTAGILYFLGLELNIFSTVVCTLVFGVGDDFSIFLTQAMQKEHTTGKNELPTYRTSIILAVFTTILSIGSLIFAKHPALHSLALVALIGMFSVIIITSTLYPFWFRLFITNRAKKGLSPITFRLFLRAVFSFLYYGLGGLVFSAFGSLFIKNAKGKTLDIIKLILAKFLTSVLYLTPFVKKRVIKNTAEDFSKPAVIIANHTSFLDTLAIAMTTHKIIYLVNDWVYESPVFGKLVKALGFYPVSQGIENGMDKLKEKIAQGYSLVVFPEAERSYTNDVKRFHKGAFYLAEQFGLDVLPLYIHGNSEVLPKGDFIIYDGSITVKVGSRISKDDISFGKNYSERTKKINAYFREEFAKLREEIENENYFKKKLFLSYLYKDSEVVKEVKEDFNTKKSVYFELNKHISNEANILHMADDFGQKDALLTLYQASRRIFSLIKSDEKRAIASHSYLVKRRKIQYIKDFSEVTKKIDVLLISHDNFSFNDIQVLPETIIFVNTKNASFENENYTLKFSSESLKVFKTK